From a region of the Sinorhizobium sp. B11 genome:
- a CDS encoding AAA family ATPase, giving the protein MDQVLSKKAKTGVEGLDDVLVGGFTRRHVFLLEGSPGTGKTTIALQFLLEGAILNERCLYISLSETEEELRDSAASHGMELGDGIEIFELVPPESLLDADQQQSLLYSSDLELGETTKLIFEAFERIRPQRVVIDSLSEIRLLAQSSLRYRRQILALKHFFSRSDATVLLLDDMTSDNLDKTVHSVVHGVIHLEQLAPDYGSERRRLRVIKYRGQSFRGGYHDFIIKTGGVAVFPRLRAIEHKTDFERTTLSSGIPEFDDLLGGGIERGSSTLLIGPAGTGKSLFTLQFVDAAVKRGEKAAIFIFDEELGLLFTRTKSMGIDLEKMSDEGLIHIEQLDAAELSPGEFAQRVRDRVASYNAKTVVIDSVNGYQASMPEENALILHMHELLQYLNRQGANTFLTVAQHGLVGDMKSPVDVTYLADSVVLLRYFEALGKVRRAISVVKKRTGRHEETIREFRITGAGLTLGEPLSGFQGVLRGVPTFVGERQPLLEMSEEDGDNS; this is encoded by the coding sequence ATGGACCAAGTTTTGAGCAAGAAGGCGAAGACCGGCGTAGAAGGTCTGGATGATGTACTGGTCGGCGGATTTACACGTCGGCATGTATTCCTGCTGGAGGGTTCGCCCGGCACTGGAAAAACAACGATTGCGCTGCAATTTTTGCTTGAAGGCGCGATCCTGAACGAGCGCTGTCTCTACATAAGTCTTTCCGAGACCGAGGAAGAGTTGCGCGACAGCGCCGCCTCGCATGGAATGGAGCTTGGCGACGGCATCGAAATCTTCGAGCTCGTGCCGCCTGAGAGCCTGCTCGATGCCGACCAGCAGCAGAGCCTTCTCTATTCGTCGGACCTGGAGCTGGGCGAAACCACCAAGCTGATCTTCGAGGCCTTCGAGCGGATTAGGCCGCAAAGGGTCGTTATCGACAGCCTCTCGGAAATCAGGCTCCTCGCCCAGAGCTCGCTACGCTACCGCCGTCAGATCCTTGCGCTGAAGCATTTCTTCTCCCGGTCGGACGCCACGGTCCTGCTCCTCGACGACATGACGTCGGACAATCTCGACAAGACCGTCCACAGCGTCGTTCACGGCGTGATTCATCTGGAACAGCTGGCACCCGACTATGGCTCGGAGCGCCGGCGGCTGCGGGTGATCAAATATCGCGGCCAGTCCTTTCGCGGTGGTTACCACGATTTCATCATCAAGACCGGCGGCGTCGCGGTCTTTCCGCGTCTGCGCGCAATCGAGCACAAGACGGACTTTGAGAGGACGACACTCTCAAGCGGCATCCCGGAGTTCGATGACCTCCTGGGCGGCGGCATCGAGCGCGGCTCGAGCACGCTGCTGATCGGCCCGGCCGGCACCGGCAAAAGCCTGTTTACCCTGCAATTCGTCGATGCGGCGGTCAAACGCGGCGAAAAGGCCGCGATTTTCATCTTTGATGAGGAGCTTGGACTGCTCTTCACGCGGACAAAATCGATGGGCATCGACCTTGAGAAGATGAGCGACGAAGGGTTGATCCACATCGAGCAACTGGATGCGGCCGAACTTTCCCCCGGAGAATTTGCCCAGCGTGTCCGGGACCGGGTTGCAAGCTACAATGCCAAGACCGTCGTGATCGACAGCGTCAATGGCTATCAGGCGTCGATGCCGGAGGAAAACGCCCTCATCCTCCACATGCACGAGCTTCTTCAGTATCTGAACCGGCAGGGTGCCAATACCTTCCTCACCGTCGCCCAGCATGGCCTTGTCGGCGACATGAAGTCGCCCGTCGATGTCACCTATCTCGCTGACAGCGTGGTGCTGCTGCGATATTTCGAGGCGCTGGGCAAGGTGCGCCGGGCGATTTCCGTCGTCAAGAAACGAACCGGCAGACATGAGGAGACCATCAGGGAATTCCGGATCACAGGTGCCGGATTGACTCTGGGTGAGCCGCTTTCCGGCTTCCAGGGCGTGCTTCGCGGCGTTCCGACATTTGTCGGCGAAAGACAGCCGCTTCTCGAAATGTCAGAAGAGGACGGGGACAATTCCTAA
- a CDS encoding PAS domain-containing protein, translated as MPNREAIGLIHAPIGRDAQIAASLLQEAGIKSKAAPDLPSFVESLDDNVAFAIATEEALRSADLRAISAWIEEQPSWSDLPFIILTNRGGGPERNPAAARLSEVLGNVSFIERPFHATTFISVARSAMRGRRRQFEARSRMEALDEGERRLQTALEAGRLGAWELDLASGVLTTSTTCKAIFGRRPEEPFTYEDLQRSIHSDDRERMQAAVSRTVETGADYSIEYRTVWRDGSVHWAEIRAQLYRDRSGKGIKLVGVSADITARLKAEEHQRQINEILEERVAERTRELEQAHAVVMAEVSQRERAEEQLRQAQKMEAIGQLTGGVAHDFNNLLMAVLGNLELLRKYVGNDIRAARLIDGALQGAKRGASLTQRLLAFARRQDLHIDPVDMRTLVLGMTDLLKRSVGSTIVIETTVPENLPLVSADANQIELALLNLAVNARDAMPDGGTIRIALKQAEQIAPTDELAAGSYVVLTVADQGYGMDKETLQKAIEPFFSTKELGKGTGLGLSMIHGLALQLKGDLKLESAPGKGTTAELWMPVSTSASVHAEPDEAMPADADMLSGPKRILLVDDDVLIAMSSADMLTDLGHEVVEAHSGKEALECLGSGADFDLMITDYSMPGMTGGDLAKAARTIAPGLPILIASGYAELPPGLDLDVAKLGKPYTQDQLAQEIGKLMVAH; from the coding sequence ATTCCTAACAGGGAAGCCATCGGCCTGATCCATGCCCCCATCGGGCGTGATGCGCAGATTGCCGCTTCGCTTCTGCAGGAAGCGGGTATTAAATCAAAAGCGGCGCCGGATCTTCCCTCCTTCGTCGAAAGCCTCGATGACAATGTCGCCTTTGCCATTGCCACCGAGGAGGCGTTGCGATCAGCCGACCTTCGCGCCATCTCCGCCTGGATCGAGGAGCAGCCGAGCTGGTCCGACCTGCCGTTCATCATTCTGACCAACAGAGGCGGCGGTCCGGAACGCAATCCCGCAGCCGCCAGGCTTTCCGAAGTCCTTGGCAATGTCAGCTTCATCGAGCGCCCGTTCCACGCAACCACCTTCATCAGCGTTGCCCGCTCCGCCATGCGCGGACGGCGACGACAGTTCGAGGCCCGCTCCCGCATGGAAGCCCTCGATGAAGGCGAGCGCCGGCTGCAGACCGCGCTGGAAGCCGGACGGCTGGGCGCATGGGAACTCGACCTTGCCTCAGGCGTGCTGACGACATCGACGACCTGCAAGGCCATCTTCGGCCGTCGTCCCGAAGAACCCTTCACCTATGAGGATTTGCAGCGTTCCATTCACTCTGACGACAGGGAGCGCATGCAGGCGGCCGTGAGCAGGACCGTTGAAACCGGCGCGGACTATTCGATCGAATATCGCACGGTCTGGAGGGATGGCTCCGTCCACTGGGCCGAAATCCGGGCACAGCTCTACCGGGACCGCTCCGGCAAGGGCATCAAGCTTGTGGGCGTGTCGGCCGATATCACCGCGCGCCTGAAGGCGGAGGAACATCAGCGCCAGATCAATGAAATACTGGAGGAAAGGGTCGCCGAGCGCACGCGTGAGCTGGAACAGGCCCATGCCGTGGTCATGGCGGAAGTCAGCCAGCGCGAACGCGCCGAAGAACAGCTTCGCCAGGCCCAGAAGATGGAGGCGATCGGCCAGTTGACGGGCGGCGTTGCGCACGACTTCAACAATCTGCTGATGGCCGTGCTCGGCAATCTCGAACTGCTGCGCAAATATGTCGGAAACGATATCAGGGCCGCCCGCCTGATCGACGGCGCCCTGCAGGGGGCAAAACGTGGCGCCTCCCTCACCCAGAGACTGCTTGCCTTCGCCCGGCGGCAGGACCTGCATATCGACCCCGTCGACATGCGCACCCTCGTGCTCGGCATGACGGACCTGCTGAAGCGCTCCGTCGGCTCCACCATCGTGATCGAAACCACGGTTCCCGAAAATCTTCCTCTCGTGTCCGCCGATGCCAACCAGATCGAACTGGCCCTTCTCAATCTCGCCGTCAACGCCCGCGACGCAATGCCGGACGGGGGCACGATCCGCATTGCGCTGAAGCAGGCGGAGCAGATTGCGCCGACCGATGAACTTGCCGCCGGCAGCTACGTCGTCCTGACCGTCGCCGACCAGGGCTATGGCATGGACAAGGAAACGCTGCAGAAGGCGATCGAACCGTTCTTTTCGACAAAGGAACTCGGAAAGGGAACAGGGCTCGGCCTCTCGATGATCCATGGCCTCGCCCTGCAATTGAAGGGCGACCTGAAACTGGAAAGCGCGCCCGGCAAGGGCACGACGGCCGAACTCTGGATGCCCGTTTCCACATCGGCCAGCGTACACGCCGAGCCGGATGAGGCAATGCCCGCAGACGCGGACATGCTGTCAGGCCCGAAGCGCATATTGCTCGTCGACGACGATGTCCTGATCGCCATGAGTTCGGCCGATATGCTCACCGATCTCGGCCATGAGGTGGTCGAGGCCCACTCGGGCAAGGAAGCTCTCGAGTGCCTGGGCAGCGGCGCGGACTTCGATCTGATGATCACCGATTACTCCATGCCCGGCATGACCGGCGGAGACCTCGCCAAAGCCGCCCGCACGATCGCCCCCGGCCTGCCGATCCTCATCGCATCCGGCTATGCCGAACTCCCGCCCGGACTGGACCTCGACGTCGCCAAGCTCGGAAAGCCCTACACCCAGGATCAACTTGCGCAGGAGATCGGCAAGCTGATGGTCGCCCACTGA
- a CDS encoding VOC family protein: MNEIADHGVRFGRIAAMIPVKDMEKAYGFYANVLGFHKVFENGNPVGFMILKRDGGELHLTLQKTHKAADFNVAHLLVDDVDALHAVCKQHGARIIKNLQNKDYGLRAFVFEDIDGNRIDVGQVI; this comes from the coding sequence ATGAATGAAATCGCTGATCACGGTGTCCGTTTCGGTCGGATTGCCGCTATGATTCCCGTCAAGGACATGGAAAAAGCCTATGGCTTCTACGCCAATGTTCTCGGCTTTCACAAAGTCTTCGAAAATGGAAATCCCGTCGGTTTCATGATCCTGAAGCGGGATGGCGGCGAGCTGCATCTGACCTTGCAGAAAACTCACAAGGCTGCGGACTTCAACGTTGCCCACTTGCTGGTGGACGATGTCGATGCGTTGCATGCGGTTTGCAAGCAGCATGGCGCAAGGATCATCAAAAACCTGCAGAACAAGGATTATGGCCTGCGTGCTTTCGTCTTTGAAGACATCGACGGGAACCGTATCGACGTCGGACAGGTAATCTAA
- a CDS encoding SDR family oxidoreductase, producing the protein MALKILFIGGTGQISYPCVERAVAEGHQVSVFNRGLRGDPLPSGVTSIVGELGSSAYADLAKANYDVVTQFIAFTPDQIARDIEIFSGHCGQYIFISSASVYEKPARHYIITEEKTPAINPYWPYSQAKIACEELLKKANNLPWTIVRPSHTVRTGLPIMMGDSDVMARRMLDGEPTIVAGDGHTPWTLTRSVDFAVPFVGLFGKQKALQDIFHITNDHAHIWDHIQKAIARLLGVEAKIVHVPTDTLVKYNPEWIGPLTGDKAWTAIFDNSKVKSVAGDFTCAQSLDEILAEPIMHLKQRFAKGRPPKGDFDALIDRICTEQSALGQA; encoded by the coding sequence ATGGCTTTGAAGATCCTTTTCATCGGCGGCACCGGCCAGATTTCCTATCCCTGCGTCGAGCGCGCGGTCGCTGAGGGCCATCAGGTCAGCGTCTTCAACCGCGGCCTCAGGGGCGATCCGCTGCCCTCCGGCGTCACCTCCATCGTCGGCGAACTGGGATCATCGGCCTATGCCGATCTCGCAAAGGCCAATTACGACGTCGTCACCCAGTTCATCGCCTTCACGCCGGATCAGATCGCCCGCGATATCGAGATCTTCTCCGGCCATTGCGGCCAGTACATCTTCATCTCGTCGGCCTCGGTCTACGAAAAGCCGGCCCGCCACTACATCATCACCGAGGAGAAGACGCCGGCGATCAACCCCTACTGGCCCTACAGCCAGGCCAAGATCGCCTGCGAGGAACTGCTGAAGAAGGCGAACAATCTCCCCTGGACGATCGTGCGCCCCAGCCACACTGTCCGCACCGGCCTGCCCATCATGATGGGCGACAGCGATGTCATGGCGCGGCGCATGCTGGACGGCGAGCCGACCATCGTTGCCGGCGACGGCCACACGCCCTGGACGCTGACCCGCTCGGTCGATTTCGCCGTGCCCTTCGTCGGCTTGTTCGGCAAGCAGAAGGCGCTGCAGGATATCTTCCACATCACCAACGACCACGCGCATATCTGGGATCACATCCAAAAGGCGATCGCCAGATTGCTGGGCGTCGAGGCGAAGATCGTGCATGTGCCGACAGACACGCTCGTCAAATATAATCCGGAATGGATCGGCCCGCTGACCGGCGACAAGGCCTGGACTGCGATTTTCGATAATTCCAAGGTTAAGAGTGTTGCCGGCGACTTCACCTGCGCCCAAAGCCTGGACGAGATCCTCGCCGAGCCGATCATGCACCTCAAGCAGCGCTTCGCGAAGGGCCGTCCGCCGAAAGGCGATTTCGACGCCCTGATCGACAGGATCTGCACCGAACAGAGCGCTCTCGGCCAGGCGTAA